Proteins encoded by one window of Oreochromis niloticus isolate F11D_XX linkage group LG17, O_niloticus_UMD_NMBU, whole genome shotgun sequence:
- the rgs4 gene encoding regulator of G-protein signaling 4: MCKGLATLPATCLKSAKDIKHKISFLLQKPEPQAADQKQMKEKSTTAAAKRVPNRAEVETWKESFNHVLNSEMGRTVFTSFLKSEFSEENMDFWMACEDYKKTAPTKLATRAKQIYQKYIGAEAPNEVNLDAATREKTRQNVENACPSCFDDAQKMIYTLMEKDSYRRFLKSKLIQDLCQQQSNAAQEKKEKRSCDMADSSQVLAGGA, translated from the exons ATGTGTAAAGGACTTGCAACACTGCCTGCGACATGCTTGAAAAG TGCCAAAGACATCAAGCACAAAATAAGCTTCTTACTCCAGAAGCCTGAACCTCAAGCAGCAGATCAGAAGcagatgaaagaaaaatcaACCACGGCTGCTGCAAAAAG GGTGCCTAATAGAGCTGAGGTGGAGACATGGAAGGAGTCTTTCAACCATGTGCTGAACAGTGAAA TGGGTCGCACAGTCTTCACCAGCTTCCTAAAGTCAGAGTTCAGTGAGGAAAACATGGACTTCTGGATGGCTTGCGAGGACTACAAGAAGACTGCACCTACCAAGCTAGCAACCAGAGCCAAGCAGATCTACCAGAAATATATTGGTGCAGAAGCTCCTAATGAG GTAAACTTAGATGCAGCGACcagagaaaaaacaagacagaacgTGGAGAACGCTTGCCCTTCTTGTTTTGACGATGCCCAGAAGATGATCTACACTCTGATGGAGAAAGACTCCTATAGGCGCTTTCTCAAATCCAAACTGATCCAGGATCTGTGCCAACAACAGAGCAACGCTGCTCaggagaagaaagagaagagaagctGTGACATGGCTGACAGCAGTCAGGTGTTAGCTGGTGGTGCTTAG